The following proteins come from a genomic window of Aspergillus luchuensis IFO 4308 DNA, chromosome 3, nearly complete sequence:
- a CDS encoding uncharacterized protein (COG:S;~EggNog:ENOG410PTDP) has protein sequence MSLRTPLRRLHLSRTLHKPPIARPLPLRTLTTSARPRLTSAPGLTTTPTPTSTISRTYTFTFTRSPRNNKSSYSTTSSKPPADQIIDELQELYEVAKDEFEIATESTDSATIYAASDRESARDALNELIAVYTVYTRDMSFVSHSPQGQVDVDTGLDPGSIGDEVREQVRRRVGTRVREIVGAVESLEERASAE, from the exons ATGTCTCTCCGGACGCCTCTCCGCAGACTACACCTCTCCCGCACTTTACACAAGCCCCCAATCGCTCGTCCACTCCCACTCCGCACCCTAACCACCTCCGCCCGACCCCGACTCACCTCCGCACCCGgactcaccaccacaccaacaccaacatcaacaatctCGCGAACCTACACGTTCACCTTCACCCGCAGCCCGAGAAACAACAAATCCTCATactcaacaacatcctcaaagcCCCCCGCCGACCAAATCATCGACGAACTCCAAGAACT CTACGAAGTCGCAAAAGACGAATTCGAAATCGCCACAGAAAGCACCGACTCAGCGACCATCTACGCGGCGTCGGACCGGGAGTCGGCGAGGGATGCTCTGAATGAACTCATTGCTGTGTATACGGTGTACACGAGGGATATGTCGTTTGTGAGCCATTCGCCGCAGGGacaggtggatgtggatacgGGGTTGGATCCGGGAAGTATTGGGGATGAGGTGCGGGAgcaggtgaggaggagggtggggacGAGGGTTAGGGAGATTGTGGGGGCTGTGGAGagtttggaggagagggcTTCTGCTGAGTGA
- a CDS encoding C2H2-type zinc finger protein (COG:K;~EggNog:ENOG410Q0CM;~InterPro:IPR036236,IPR013087;~PFAM:PF00096,PF12874,PF13912): MASHTKKDDFCLECHWEAFHLDGKEAEDVSEAQPVQWNCSDQVHHTPVPPCNGNDECNVEEDCCDVDDCSITCPSVCDGFIECGDAAVCSVSHCDEDHCENTDPVCFDEHCFGTGTNIDGEHSLESLLGLGTPLNLDTTDLLSPTSMPQSQVEQPKTMAQPTGMVPSAPSDAFFNPYAPASHCHSHSHQHFHCHDISKDAHHAANPWLPLQNAVNPADVFHMMCPDLSACHQFHVHEVQNCSEQDKPADDAASNSFTCFHIPHHPHHHHPPNEVKSPAPAQKPTNNWKPCRTHVHRCRTHGHHVHSYSPYSRHSRSSVSSQLSPGETPPPLEGGTSSVLTSPEYTPDTEIYMCRWTSKADGTKLPCGATFADACGLQEHLVACHMATVDGAKGTGYYCCWEGCHRPDEPFSQKSKLQGHFLTHSNYKNFKCSVCGKMFARQATLERHERSHRGEKPYKCTECGKSFTDSSELSMCMLSSR; the protein is encoded by the exons ATGGCTTCTCACACGAAGAAAGACGATTTTTGCCTTGAATGCCACTGGGAGGCGTTCCACCTCGATGGAAAGGAGGCAGAAGATGTCTCAGAGGCGCAGCCAGTCCAATGGAATTGCTCCGACCAGGTACATCACACCCCGGTGCCCCCATGCAATGGGAATGACGAGTGCAATGTCGAGGAGGACTGTTGTGATGTCGACGACTGTTCCATTACCTGCCCCTCCGTCTGCGACGGCTTCATTGAAtgtggtgatgctgcagTGTGCTCTGTGTCACATTGCGACGAAGATCATTGCGAGAACACCGACCCGGTCTGCTTTGATGAACACTGCTTCGGTACGGGCACCAACATAGATGGCGAGCACAGTTTGGAGTCGCTATTAGGGTTGGGAACACCCCTCAACCTCGACACAACTGACCTACTATCCCCGACTTCCATGCCACAGTCGCAGGTAGAGCAGCCCAAGACCATGGCGCAGCCCACGGGCATGGTACCCTCTGCACCGAGTGATGCCTTCTTCAACCCTTATGCACCTGCGTCTCACTGTCACTCCCACAGTCATCAACATTTCCACTGTCATGATATATCCAAGGATGCTCACCACGCAGCAAACCCGTGGTTACCTCTGCAGAACGCAGTCAACCCGGCAGATGTATTTCACATGATGTGTCCTGACCTGTCTGCGTGCCATCAATTTCACGTTCACGAAGTGCAGAACTGCTCTGAGCAGGACAAACCTGCCGATGATGCGGCTTCGAACTCGTTTACCTGCTTCCAcatccctcatcatcctcaccaccaccatcctccgaACGAAGTGAAGAGCCCAGCTCCGGCGCAGAAGCCAACCAATAATTGGAAGCCATGCCGCACGCATGTCCATCGGTGTCGCACGCACGGACACCATGTACATTCCTATTCACCTTACTCGCGCCACTCACGGTCCAGTGTGAGTTCCCAGTTGAGCCCGGGAGAGACGCCGCCCCCGCTGGAAGGGGGTACCTCATCCGTCTTGACCAGTCCGGAATACACTCCCGATACCGAGATATACATGTGCCGGTGGACCTCGAAAGCCGACGGGACCAAGCTGCCCTGCGGCGCCACCTTTGCCGATGCATGCGGTCTGCAGGAGCATCTGGTGGCGTGCCACATGGCGACCGTAGATGGCGCCAAGGGCACGGGATATTACTGTTGCTGGGAGGGGTGTCACCGGCCGGATGAGCCGTTTTCGCAAAAGTCGAAGCTGCAGGGACATTTCCTGACTCATAGTAATT ATAAAAACTTCAAATGCTCTGTCTGCGGGAAGATGTTTGCACGACAGGCAACATTGGAGCGGCACGAGCGGAGTCACCGAGGCGAGAAGCCGTACAAGTGTACCGAGTGTGGGAAGTCGTTTACCGACAGCAGCGAGCTGAGTATGTGCATGCTATCTTCGAGATGA
- a CDS encoding uncharacterized protein (COG:S;~EggNog:ENOG410PSMK), which translates to MGNICSKSSNQPDAFSSPGRVLGSGPNPPAKDSSSAPRAPLPSNAKPASNWGSGPSGRTLGSPAAGEGNGDATADARTKAALAAQKRAESASAAGSKGKLGTKLAAQKAQTQNQTLNEASRDEVAARDADGAAEARRWQ; encoded by the exons ATGGGCAACATCTgctccaaatcctccaacCAACCGgacgccttctcctcccccggTCGTGTCCTCGGCTCAGGCCCGAACCCCCCAGCAAAGGATTCCTCTTCCGCCCCGCGCGCCCCGCTCCCCTCCAACGCCAAACCCGCCTCGAACTGGGGTTCTGGACCCTCTGGACGGACATTAGGGTcgcctgctgctggggaAGGTAATGGGGATGCGACTGCGGATGCGAGGACCAAAGCTGCGTTGGCGGCACAG AAACGAGCCGAGTCCGCATCTGCAGCCGGGAGTAAAGGAAAGCTAGGTACCAAGTTAGCGGCGCAGAAGGCGCAGACGCAGAATCAGACGTTGAATGAGGCTAGTCGGGATGAGGTGGCTGCTAGGGACGCCGAtggggcggcggaggcgaggaggtggcagtag
- the PRP5 gene encoding DEAD/DEAH box RNA helicase (COG:A;~EggNog:ENOG410PHNK;~InterPro:IPR027417,IPR001650,IPR014014,IPR014001, IPR011545,IPR000629;~PFAM:PF00270,PF00271;~go_function: GO:0003676 - nucleic acid binding [Evidence IEA];~go_function: GO:0004386 - helicase activity [Evidence IEA];~go_function: GO:0005524 - ATP binding [Evidence IEA]), with amino-acid sequence MARHGDTRSPSPVGSTYSSSRRNRRDDDRYERSRRDDGRSYRRSRSPERRYRDRERDRDRDAYRRRDRSLDRRDEDSYRPGRRERSRDRRRSRERDDYRRRSRDRDYRSRREDSRDRARRRTDDSADLKYKSRRDDSRDRAKDAPRSRETSKPSTPAATAAPTEDEKRAERLAKLEAWKQKQAAEKERKQREAAAAGGARSILEEIDRKSGLSPAVSSPQSPATPGVDATPGTYTGKFDPKAIAKSASSTPAPPAVLGNDVAVPPSVKPVTTIPAQVKPKPATSGASATLKAKGNVGRFGLGTKQAADTEKTTATKTLGFGEEESTRRKLERLPTPPLEDAKDVNGTADGAADEDEDDVDMQDGTEEEAAAAARAAAERREERLQSEAIKAQSNGAESSDTVMGDAPEAADNMEVDAQEEEEVDPLDAFMSELAESAPPKKKVGAKFSKTKEQQPEALFGDEHDIDMTAVGDGDADDFLAIANKAKKKKDIPTVDHKKVEYESFRKKFYTEPSDLAQMSDEEAASLRLELDGIKVRGVDVPKPVQKWSQCGLGVQTLDVIDKLGYEKTTSIQAQAIPAIMSGRDVIGVAKTGSGKTIAFLIPMFRHIKDQRPLDNMEGPVGLIMTPTRELATQIHKDCKPFLKALNLRAVCAYGGAPIKDQIADLKRGAEIIVCTPGRMIDLLAANAGRVTNLRRVTYVVLDEADRMFDMGFEPQVMKIMANIRPDRQTVLFSATFPRNMEALARKTLTKPIEIVVGGKSVVAPEITQIVEVRNDDQKFVRLLELLGNLYSSDENEDARALIFVDRQEAADALLRELMRKGYPCMSIHGGKDQIDRDSTIEDFKAGIFPVLIATSVAARGLDVKQLKLVVNYDAPNHLEDYVHRAGRTGRAGNTGTAVTFLTEDQERYSVDIAKALKQSGQKVPEPVQKLVDAFLEKVKAGKEKASASGFGGKGLERLDQERDAARMRERRTYKTGEEGEDEEEKEEKNEQAEERFNKAISSVQSTAAPSLPGVPKGIDLDGKITVHKTEKDPNSTSKNPLDKVGSAVADIHARLSRAGVMRSGVPIDNRGPDAGAFHATLEINDFPQKARWAVTNRTNVAKILEATGTSITTKGSFYPTGKVPGPGENPKLYILVEGETELAVTNAMRELMRLLKEGTIAAADSDARAPVGGRYNVV; translated from the exons ATGGCTCGCCACGGGGATACTCGCTCACCATCACCTGTAGGCAGCACGTATTCCTCATCCAGACGGAATCGCAGAGACGATGATCGCTATGAGAGGAGCCGGCGAGACGATGGCAGGAGTTATCGCCGATCGCGCAGCCCTGAG AGACGATACCGTGATCGCGAACGTGATCGCGACCGCGATGCTTACCGGAGACGTGACCGCTCGCTAGACAGACGCGACGAAGATTCATATCGACCCGGTCGGAGAGAACGCTCTCGCGATCGACGACGGTCCCGGGAGCGCGATGATTACCGTCGACGAAGCCGCGATAGGGATTATCGAAGCAGGCGAGAAGATTCCCGCGACAGGGCTCGAAGGCGGACAGATGATTCTGCTGACTTGAAGTACAAGTCTAGACGGGACGATAGCCGGGATCGGGCTAAAGATGCCCCTAGGTCTCGTGAG ACTTCGAAGCCGTCAACACCAGCAGCCACCGCGGCCCCGACAGAGGACGAAAAGAGGGCGGAGAGACTCGCCAAGCTGGAGGCATGGAAGCAAAAACAAGCCGCTGAGAAGGAACGGAAACAGCGAGAggctgctgcagctggtggAGCGAGAAGTATCTTAGAAGAGATTGATCGCAAGTCTGGTTTGTCACCGGCTGTCAGTTCTCCCCAATCTCCTGCAACACCAGGCGTTGATGCTACTCCCGGTACATATACTGGGAAGTTTGATCCAAAGGCGATTGCAAAGAGTGCTTCTTCTACACCCGCGCCCCCGGCGGTGCTGGGCAATGATGTTGCCGTTCCGCCATCTGTCAAGCCAGTTACTACTATTCCCGCTCAGGTTAAGCCCAAGCCCGCTACAAGCGGTGCTTCAG CTACTTTGAAGGCGAAAGGCAACGTTGGTCGGTTTGGCCTAGGAAccaagcaagcagcagaTACCGAAAAGACCACGGCTACCAAGACTTTAGGGttcggagaggaagagtcgACTCGGAGGAAGTTGGAAAGGCTACCTACGCCTCCATTAGAAGACGCGAAGGATGTCAATGGAACTGCAGATGGTGCcgctgatgaggatgaagatgacgtcGACATGCAAGACggcaccgaagaagaggctgctgctgcggcgcgAGCTGCGGCGGAGAGGCGAGAAGAACGCTTGCAGAGCGAAGCCATAAAAGCCCAGTCTAATGGTGCCGAATCGAGCGACACTGTGATGGGCGACGCTCCTGAAGCCGCCGACAACATGGAGGTCGATgctcaggaagaggaggaggttgatcCTTTGGATGCGTTCATGTCAGAGCTTGCTGAGTCGGCACCtccaaagaagaaggtcggCGCCAAGTTTTCGAAGACCAAAGAGCAGCAGCCTGAGGCTTTGTTCGGTGACGAGCATGATATTGATATGACTGCCGTCGGTGATGGGGATGCAGATGATTTCCTCGCTATTGCgaacaaggccaagaagaagaaggatatccCAACCGTTGACCACAAGAAGGTTGAGTATGAATCCTTCCGGAAGAAGTTCTACACGGAGCCCTCTGATCTGGCACAGATgtcggatgaagaggcgGCAAGTTTGCGTCTGGAACTCGACGGAATTAAAGTCCgtggtgttgatgttccCAAGCCAGTCCAGAAATGGTCTCAATGTGGGCTGGGAGTGCAGACCCTGGACGTAATCGACAAGCTGGGATACGAGAAGACTACCTCGATCCAAGCTCAGGCCATTCCTGCGATTATGTCTGGGCGTGATGTGATCGGCGTGGCTAAGACGGGATCTGGTAAAACAATCGCCTTCTTAATTCCCATGTTCCGACACATCAAGGATCAACGGCCGCTGGACAATATGGAAGGTCCCGTTGGTCTGATCATGACGCCTACTCGTGAATTGGCCACGCAGATCCACAAGGACTGCAAGCCATTCCTCAAAGCTTTGAACCTCCGAGCCGTTTGTGCTTATGGTGGAGCTCCCATCAAAGATCAAATTGCTGATCTGAAGCGTGGTGCTGAGATCATTGTCTGCACACCGGGTCGAATGATCGATCTTTTGGCAGCAAACGCTGGTCGAGTCACTAATCTACGCCGGGTCACTTATGTGGTCCTTGATGAGGCAGACCGGATGTTCGATATGGGCTTCGAGCCACAGGTGATGAAAATCATGGCCAACATTCGCCCTGACCGGCAGACGGTGCTTTTCTCAGCTACTTTCCCTCGCAATATGGAAGCGCTGGCTCGCAAGACCCTGACAAAACCGATTGAGATTGTGGTCGGTGGCAAGAGTGTCGTCGCTCCCGAAATTACCCAGATAGTCGAAGTGCGCAACGATGACCAGAAGTTTGTGCGTTTGCTGGAACTCCTGGGTAATCTGTATTCGAGTGACGAGAATGAGGACGCACGTGCCCTCATTTTCGTTGATCGTCAGGAAGCTGCTGATGCTCTGCTTCGTGAACTCATGCGCAAAGGTTACCCATGCATGTCCATTCACGGAGGCAAAGATCAGATTGACCGTGACTCGACCATTGAGGATTTCAAAGCTGGTATCTTCCCTGTGTTGATTGCCACATCGGTTGCCGCCCGCGGTCTGGATGTCAAGCAACTGAAGCTCGTCGTGAACTACGATGCACCGAACCATCTTGAGGATTACGTTCACCGCGCAGGACGTACGGGACGTGCCGGTAATACCGGAACAGCGGTCACATTCCTCACGGAGGACCAAGAGCGCTACTCCGTCGACATCGCTAAGGCACTGAAACAAAGTGGACAAAAGGTGCCGGAGCCGGTGCAGAAACTGGTCGACGCGTTCCTGGAAAAGGTCAAGGCCggcaaggagaaggccagtGCCTCTGGTTTTGGTGGAAAGGGTCTGGAGCGTCTGGACCAGGAGCGTGATGCTGCTCGTATGCGTGAACGGCGCACGTACAAGactggtgaagaaggcgaggatgaggaagagaaagaagagaagaatgagcaggctgaggagcGGTTCAACAAGGCCATCTCGTCTGTGCAATCCACGGCAGCTCCATCCCTGCCTGGTGTACCAAAGGGTATTGATCTTGATGGCAAGATTACCGTGCACAAGACCGAAAAGGATCCCAACAGCACGTCCAAGAACCCACTGGACAAGGTGGGCTCAGCCGTTGCGGATATCCACGCGCGCTTGAGCCGCGCAGGAGTGATGAGATCTGGAGTGCCCATCGACAATCGCGGGCCCGATGCAGGCGCCTTCCACGCCACCTTGGAAATCAACGACTTTCCTC AAAAAGCTCGGTGGGCCGTCACCAACCGCACGAACGTGGCCAAGATTTTGGAGGCCACGGGTACATCCATCACTACAAAGGGCAGCTTCTATCCTACGGGCAAGGTGCCTGGGCCCGGCGAGAACCCCAAACTGTATATTCTTGTTGAAGGAGAGACGGAGCTGGCCGTGACGAACGCGATGCGCGAGTTGATGCGACTGCTGAAGGAGGGCACCATCGCCGCGGCGGACAGCGACGCGCGGGCACCCGTGGGAGGCCGCTACAACGTGGTTTAG
- a CDS encoding HMG-box domain-containing protein (COG:B;~EggNog:ENOG410PQQB;~InterPro:IPR009071,IPR036910;~PFAM:PF00505,PF09011), giving the protein MPLNLARCGGGVLQHLQLSEAFSRPVRQAISQSHVRRMSLAALSRFSTPNVRYAPLSAALSGHLTSGYATAASPKGRASTKSTSTKTTKSTKSTKTTKKPRAKKVLTDEQKAAKKEAKEKSDLRQLVKQLKAASLTPPKRLTNHFTLTMLSKLEEVKKEGKGLKGKEAFKEAADRAKNISEAEREQFVATAATNKEAYEKEYKEWLDSHSPLEIKQANDARRRLAQIQNKKFFPLHDPRLVKRSKIAYLFYAEERHQAGDLKHMPIPERGVRIAEEWRGMTAAEKQVCSMRLSRVVVRRNANAANRNTCDFKKSMPTGTPGNTRSSMARIPPMWERTRLNEHSD; this is encoded by the exons ATGCCTTTGAACCTAGCTCGGTGCGGAGGGGGTgttctccaacacctccagCTTAGCGAGGCCTTCTCTCGTCCCGTTCGCCAGGCCATCTCTCAGAGCCATGTTAGACGCATGTCCCTCGCCGCTCTGAGTCGCTTCTCAACCCCCAATGTCAGATATGCACCTCTTTCCGCTGCCCTCTCCGGACACCTGACCAGCGGCTATGCGACAGCGGCTTCCCCCAAGGGGCGCGCCAGCACCAAATCGACTTCCACCAAGACGACCAAGTCTACGAAGTCCACCAAGACTACCAAGAAGCCCCGGGCAAAGAAGGTGCTCACCGATGAGCAAAAAGCCGCCAAGAAGGAAGCTAAGGAGAAGAGCGACTTGAGACAGCTTGTGAAGCAGCTGAAGGCCGCCTCTCTTACGCCGCCCAAGAGGCTCACCAACCACTTCACCCTGACTATGCTGAGCAAGCTTGAGGAggtcaagaaggaaggaaagggattGAAGGGCAAGGAGGCATTCAAGGAGGCCGCCGACCGTGCCAAGAACATCAGTGAAGCGGAGCGCGAG CAATTTGtcgctactgctgctaccaaCAAGGAAGCTTACGAGAAGGAATACAAGGAGTGGCTTGACTCGCACAGCCCCTTGGAGATCAAGCAAGCCAACGACGCCCGGCGAAGACTCGCCCAGATCCAGAACAAGAagttcttccctcttcatgACCCTCGCCTAGTCAAGCGCTCCAAGATCGCGTATCTGTTCTACGCCGAGGAACGCCATCAGGCTGGTGACCTCAAGCACATGCCCATCCCCGAGCGTGGTGTGCGGATTGCGGAAGAATGGCGAGGCATGACCGCTGCAGAAAAACAGGTATGCTCGATGCGCCTCTCCCGAGTTGTTGTCAGAAGGAATGCTAATGCAGCGAATAGAAATACGTGCGACTTCAAGAAGTCGATGCCGACCGGTACGCCCGGGAATACAAGGTCGTCTATGGCGAGGATCCCCCCTATGTGGGAAAGAACGCGACTAAATGAGCATTCTGATTGA